The Eurosta solidaginis isolate ZX-2024a chromosome 4, ASM4086904v1, whole genome shotgun sequence genome includes a window with the following:
- the yin gene encoding peptide transporter family 1 isoform X3 has translation MLVYLFPLVGAIIADSWLGKFRTILYLSVVYALGGVIVSLGAVPVLQLPVKEITILGLTLIALGTGGIKPCVSAFGGDQFRMPEQAKQLATFFSLFYFAINAGSTISTTITPILREDVHCFGDKNCFSLAFGVPAVLMLMSVVIFVAGRKLYVIKPPAGNMIFGVSKCISDAIGGWRRERKTNPRKHWLDYAEPTSGEQMVADTKILLKILMLYLPFPVFWALFDQQGSRWTFQATRMNGETYGYVIKPDQMQVVNPLLILGMIPLFTYVLYPILAKLGIKRPLQKLTLGGLLAAVAFLLSAYLEVKLNEVDPMPLSSTDAHLRIYNGMPCAYSFTTDLPNPPNSVDSLGLWENKALSAAKSMSYNYNATSNDNNCKNISGTFNLQPGKETGYFIYSDGIQEFMDSGAKPKLGNAMVRVLLNVPANETGFTLTDAVETAVPLKVRTATQVVSVVHGANELRVANRKIAMIDTKGGGVYALLVQGNSNAGYTAKSYVVTSPNSIHITWQLPQIIVITAAEIMFSVTGLEFSYTQAPSSMTSVLQACWLLTVSIGNMLVVVIAELKFFESQAAEFALFAGLMVVDIFIFILLAIPYKYVEHGGDTDVNQIVVTPKQREAERETYFGKRENGHHNQAYDREH, from the exons ATGTTGGTGTATTTGTTTCCTTTGGTTGGTGCCATAATTGCTGACAGTTGGTTGGGTAAATTTCGCACGATACTTTATCTATCGGTAGTCTATGCTTTGGGTGGCGTAATTGTTTCATTGGGAGCAGTACCGGTGCTGCAATTGCCTGTGAA agAAATCACTATACTCGGCCTAACGCTTATTGCTCTGGGTACCGGTGGCATCAAGCCGTGCGTTTCCGCTTTTGGTGGAGATCAATTTCGCATGCCAGAACAAGCTAAACAATTGGCAACATTCTTTTCGCTTTTCTACTTTGCCATCAATGCTGGATCAACCATATCCACCACCATTACGCCCATACTACGTGAGGATGTGCACTGTTTTGGTGATAAAAATTGTTTCTCATTAGCCTTCGGTGTACCTGCTGTGCTTATGTTGATGTCGGTCGTCATATTTGTTGCTGGCCGTAAATTATATGTAATCAAACCACCTGCTGGTAATATGATCTTCGGCGTCTCGAAGTGTATCTCCGATGCTATTGGTGGTTGGAGACGTGAACGTAAAACCAATCCACGCAAACATTGGTTGGACTATGCAGAGCCGACATCGGGAGAACAAATGGTAGCCGATACAAAGATATTGTTGAAGATTCTGATGCTATATTTGCCTTTCCCCGTTTTTTGGGCACTTTTCGATCAACAAGGTTCACGTTGGACATTTCAAGCAACGCGCATGAATGGTGAAACTTACGGTTATGTAATTAAACCCGATCAGATGCAGGTCGTTAATCCGCTACTCATTCTTGGCATGATTCCATTATTTACTTATGTGCTCTATCCCATCTTGGCAAAACTTGGTATTAAGCGTCCACTGCAGAAACTTACGCTTGGCGGTTTGCTAGCCGCTGTTGCTTTTCTACTCTCCGCATATCTTGAAGTGAAATTAAATGAAGTCGATCCAATGCCATTATCGTCCACTGATGCTCATTTGCGCATTTATAATGGTATGCCATGTGCCTACAGTTTCACTACAGATTTACCAAATCCACCAAATAGTGTTGACTCATTAGGCTTGTGGGAGAATAAGGCGTTGTCTGCGGCAAAGTCAATGTCCTATAACTATAATGCTACCTCGAACGACAATAATTGCAAGAATATCTCAGGCACATTTAATTTGCAACCTGGCAAGGAGACGGGTTACTTTATTTATTCGGATGGCATACAAGAGTTTATGGATTCAGGTGCTAAGCCAAAACTTGGCAATGCAATGGTGCGCGTATTATTGAATGTTCCCGCTAATGAGACTGGTTTTACGTTGACCGACGCAGTGGAAACTGCGGTGCCGTTGAAAGTACGCACTGCCACGCAGGTTGTGAGCGTAGTTCATGGCGCGAACGAACTACGTGTGGCGAATAGAAAGATTGCGATGATCGATACAAAAGGTGGAGGCGTATATGCATTGTTGGTTCAGGGCAATAGCAATGCCGGTTAT ACCGCTAAATCGTATGTTGTTACATCACCTAATAGCATTCATATAACGTGGCAGCTACCACAAATCATTGTTATTACCGCAGCTGAAATCATGTTCTCTGTCACAGGATTGGAATTTTCTTACACCCAAGCGCCATCGAGTATGACATCAGTGTTGCAAGCTTGCTGGTTACTCACCGTCTCAATTGGCAATATGCTGGTGGTTGTTATAGCAGAATTGAAATTTTTCGAATCGCAG gCTGCTGAATTTGCATTATTTGCCGGTCTTATGGTTGTTGatatattcatttttattttactcGCTATTCCATACAAATATGTGGAACATGGTGGGGATACTGATGTGAATCAAATTGTTGTTACACCCAAACAAAGAGAAGCTGAACGTGAAACATATTTTGGCAAAAGAGAAAATGGTCATCACAATCAGGCTTATGATAGAGaacattaa
- the yin gene encoding peptide transporter family 1 isoform X2, whose protein sequence is MVSSVLKITEKAPTEYPKSVAFIISNEFCERFNYYGLRTILVLYLTTKLHYDKDTATVLFHIFSMLVYLFPLVGAIIADSWLGKFRTILYLSVVYALGGVIVSLGAVPVLQLPVKEITILGLTLIALGTGGIKPCVSAFGGDQFRMPEQAKQLATFFSLFYFAINAGSTISTTITPILREDVHCFGDKNCFSLAFGVPAVLMLMSVVIFVAGRKLYVIKPPAGNMIFGVSKCISDAIGGWRRERKTNPRKHWLDYAEPTSGEQMVADTKILLKILMLYLPFPVFWALFDQQGSRWTFQATRMNGETYGYVIKPDQMQVVNPLLILGMIPLFTYVLYPILAKLGIKRPLQKLTLGGLLAAVAFLLSAYLEVKLNEVDPMPLSSTDAHLRIYNGMPCAYSFTTDLPNPPNSVDSLGLWENKALSAAKSMSYNYNATSNDNNCKNISGTFNLQPGKETGYFIYSDGIQEFMDSGAKPKLGNAMVRVLLNVPANETGFTLTDAVETAVPLKVRTATQVVSVVHGANELRVANRKIAMIDTKGGGVYALLVQGNSNAGYTAKSYVVTSPNSIHITWQLPQIIVITAAEIMFSVTGLEFSYTQAPSSMTSVLQACWLLTVSIGNMLVVVIAELKFFESQAAEFALFAGLMVVDIFIFILLAIPYKYVEHGGDTDVNQIVVTPKQREAERETYFGKRENGHHNQAYDREH, encoded by the exons CCGACGGAGTATCCCAAATCGGTGGCTTTTATAATCAGTAATGAGTTTTGTGAACGCTTCAATTATTATGGATTACGAA CTATACTCGTACTCTATCTCACCACAAAACTGCACTATGATAAAGATACAGCAACGGTACTCTTTCATATATTCTCCATGTTGGTGTATTTGTTTCCTTTGGTTGGTGCCATAATTGCTGACAGTTGGTTGGGTAAATTTCGCACGATACTTTATCTATCGGTAGTCTATGCTTTGGGTGGCGTAATTGTTTCATTGGGAGCAGTACCGGTGCTGCAATTGCCTGTGAA agAAATCACTATACTCGGCCTAACGCTTATTGCTCTGGGTACCGGTGGCATCAAGCCGTGCGTTTCCGCTTTTGGTGGAGATCAATTTCGCATGCCAGAACAAGCTAAACAATTGGCAACATTCTTTTCGCTTTTCTACTTTGCCATCAATGCTGGATCAACCATATCCACCACCATTACGCCCATACTACGTGAGGATGTGCACTGTTTTGGTGATAAAAATTGTTTCTCATTAGCCTTCGGTGTACCTGCTGTGCTTATGTTGATGTCGGTCGTCATATTTGTTGCTGGCCGTAAATTATATGTAATCAAACCACCTGCTGGTAATATGATCTTCGGCGTCTCGAAGTGTATCTCCGATGCTATTGGTGGTTGGAGACGTGAACGTAAAACCAATCCACGCAAACATTGGTTGGACTATGCAGAGCCGACATCGGGAGAACAAATGGTAGCCGATACAAAGATATTGTTGAAGATTCTGATGCTATATTTGCCTTTCCCCGTTTTTTGGGCACTTTTCGATCAACAAGGTTCACGTTGGACATTTCAAGCAACGCGCATGAATGGTGAAACTTACGGTTATGTAATTAAACCCGATCAGATGCAGGTCGTTAATCCGCTACTCATTCTTGGCATGATTCCATTATTTACTTATGTGCTCTATCCCATCTTGGCAAAACTTGGTATTAAGCGTCCACTGCAGAAACTTACGCTTGGCGGTTTGCTAGCCGCTGTTGCTTTTCTACTCTCCGCATATCTTGAAGTGAAATTAAATGAAGTCGATCCAATGCCATTATCGTCCACTGATGCTCATTTGCGCATTTATAATGGTATGCCATGTGCCTACAGTTTCACTACAGATTTACCAAATCCACCAAATAGTGTTGACTCATTAGGCTTGTGGGAGAATAAGGCGTTGTCTGCGGCAAAGTCAATGTCCTATAACTATAATGCTACCTCGAACGACAATAATTGCAAGAATATCTCAGGCACATTTAATTTGCAACCTGGCAAGGAGACGGGTTACTTTATTTATTCGGATGGCATACAAGAGTTTATGGATTCAGGTGCTAAGCCAAAACTTGGCAATGCAATGGTGCGCGTATTATTGAATGTTCCCGCTAATGAGACTGGTTTTACGTTGACCGACGCAGTGGAAACTGCGGTGCCGTTGAAAGTACGCACTGCCACGCAGGTTGTGAGCGTAGTTCATGGCGCGAACGAACTACGTGTGGCGAATAGAAAGATTGCGATGATCGATACAAAAGGTGGAGGCGTATATGCATTGTTGGTTCAGGGCAATAGCAATGCCGGTTAT ACCGCTAAATCGTATGTTGTTACATCACCTAATAGCATTCATATAACGTGGCAGCTACCACAAATCATTGTTATTACCGCAGCTGAAATCATGTTCTCTGTCACAGGATTGGAATTTTCTTACACCCAAGCGCCATCGAGTATGACATCAGTGTTGCAAGCTTGCTGGTTACTCACCGTCTCAATTGGCAATATGCTGGTGGTTGTTATAGCAGAATTGAAATTTTTCGAATCGCAG gCTGCTGAATTTGCATTATTTGCCGGTCTTATGGTTGTTGatatattcatttttattttactcGCTATTCCATACAAATATGTGGAACATGGTGGGGATACTGATGTGAATCAAATTGTTGTTACACCCAAACAAAGAGAAGCTGAACGTGAAACATATTTTGGCAAAAGAGAAAATGGTCATCACAATCAGGCTTATGATAGAGaacattaa
- the yin gene encoding peptide transporter family 1 isoform X1, giving the protein MICINSKFWFFELDVVRSSKLTSLALNKKMSNAIESISTAECDEIAEHGQSTQKSTSFKRPTEYPKSVAFIISNEFCERFNYYGLRTILVLYLTTKLHYDKDTATVLFHIFSMLVYLFPLVGAIIADSWLGKFRTILYLSVVYALGGVIVSLGAVPVLQLPVKEITILGLTLIALGTGGIKPCVSAFGGDQFRMPEQAKQLATFFSLFYFAINAGSTISTTITPILREDVHCFGDKNCFSLAFGVPAVLMLMSVVIFVAGRKLYVIKPPAGNMIFGVSKCISDAIGGWRRERKTNPRKHWLDYAEPTSGEQMVADTKILLKILMLYLPFPVFWALFDQQGSRWTFQATRMNGETYGYVIKPDQMQVVNPLLILGMIPLFTYVLYPILAKLGIKRPLQKLTLGGLLAAVAFLLSAYLEVKLNEVDPMPLSSTDAHLRIYNGMPCAYSFTTDLPNPPNSVDSLGLWENKALSAAKSMSYNYNATSNDNNCKNISGTFNLQPGKETGYFIYSDGIQEFMDSGAKPKLGNAMVRVLLNVPANETGFTLTDAVETAVPLKVRTATQVVSVVHGANELRVANRKIAMIDTKGGGVYALLVQGNSNAGYTAKSYVVTSPNSIHITWQLPQIIVITAAEIMFSVTGLEFSYTQAPSSMTSVLQACWLLTVSIGNMLVVVIAELKFFESQAAEFALFAGLMVVDIFIFILLAIPYKYVEHGGDTDVNQIVVTPKQREAERETYFGKRENGHHNQAYDREH; this is encoded by the exons CCGACGGAGTATCCCAAATCGGTGGCTTTTATAATCAGTAATGAGTTTTGTGAACGCTTCAATTATTATGGATTACGAA CTATACTCGTACTCTATCTCACCACAAAACTGCACTATGATAAAGATACAGCAACGGTACTCTTTCATATATTCTCCATGTTGGTGTATTTGTTTCCTTTGGTTGGTGCCATAATTGCTGACAGTTGGTTGGGTAAATTTCGCACGATACTTTATCTATCGGTAGTCTATGCTTTGGGTGGCGTAATTGTTTCATTGGGAGCAGTACCGGTGCTGCAATTGCCTGTGAA agAAATCACTATACTCGGCCTAACGCTTATTGCTCTGGGTACCGGTGGCATCAAGCCGTGCGTTTCCGCTTTTGGTGGAGATCAATTTCGCATGCCAGAACAAGCTAAACAATTGGCAACATTCTTTTCGCTTTTCTACTTTGCCATCAATGCTGGATCAACCATATCCACCACCATTACGCCCATACTACGTGAGGATGTGCACTGTTTTGGTGATAAAAATTGTTTCTCATTAGCCTTCGGTGTACCTGCTGTGCTTATGTTGATGTCGGTCGTCATATTTGTTGCTGGCCGTAAATTATATGTAATCAAACCACCTGCTGGTAATATGATCTTCGGCGTCTCGAAGTGTATCTCCGATGCTATTGGTGGTTGGAGACGTGAACGTAAAACCAATCCACGCAAACATTGGTTGGACTATGCAGAGCCGACATCGGGAGAACAAATGGTAGCCGATACAAAGATATTGTTGAAGATTCTGATGCTATATTTGCCTTTCCCCGTTTTTTGGGCACTTTTCGATCAACAAGGTTCACGTTGGACATTTCAAGCAACGCGCATGAATGGTGAAACTTACGGTTATGTAATTAAACCCGATCAGATGCAGGTCGTTAATCCGCTACTCATTCTTGGCATGATTCCATTATTTACTTATGTGCTCTATCCCATCTTGGCAAAACTTGGTATTAAGCGTCCACTGCAGAAACTTACGCTTGGCGGTTTGCTAGCCGCTGTTGCTTTTCTACTCTCCGCATATCTTGAAGTGAAATTAAATGAAGTCGATCCAATGCCATTATCGTCCACTGATGCTCATTTGCGCATTTATAATGGTATGCCATGTGCCTACAGTTTCACTACAGATTTACCAAATCCACCAAATAGTGTTGACTCATTAGGCTTGTGGGAGAATAAGGCGTTGTCTGCGGCAAAGTCAATGTCCTATAACTATAATGCTACCTCGAACGACAATAATTGCAAGAATATCTCAGGCACATTTAATTTGCAACCTGGCAAGGAGACGGGTTACTTTATTTATTCGGATGGCATACAAGAGTTTATGGATTCAGGTGCTAAGCCAAAACTTGGCAATGCAATGGTGCGCGTATTATTGAATGTTCCCGCTAATGAGACTGGTTTTACGTTGACCGACGCAGTGGAAACTGCGGTGCCGTTGAAAGTACGCACTGCCACGCAGGTTGTGAGCGTAGTTCATGGCGCGAACGAACTACGTGTGGCGAATAGAAAGATTGCGATGATCGATACAAAAGGTGGAGGCGTATATGCATTGTTGGTTCAGGGCAATAGCAATGCCGGTTAT ACCGCTAAATCGTATGTTGTTACATCACCTAATAGCATTCATATAACGTGGCAGCTACCACAAATCATTGTTATTACCGCAGCTGAAATCATGTTCTCTGTCACAGGATTGGAATTTTCTTACACCCAAGCGCCATCGAGTATGACATCAGTGTTGCAAGCTTGCTGGTTACTCACCGTCTCAATTGGCAATATGCTGGTGGTTGTTATAGCAGAATTGAAATTTTTCGAATCGCAG gCTGCTGAATTTGCATTATTTGCCGGTCTTATGGTTGTTGatatattcatttttattttactcGCTATTCCATACAAATATGTGGAACATGGTGGGGATACTGATGTGAATCAAATTGTTGTTACACCCAAACAAAGAGAAGCTGAACGTGAAACATATTTTGGCAAAAGAGAAAATGGTCATCACAATCAGGCTTATGATAGAGaacattaa